The sequence CATAAGATTTTCTCCCGTCGTGTCGACCGGATATTCTAAGTGCGCCACATGTTCGAAAGCGATGCTCGAGCTGGCGGCGAAGGGAAGCGCAGATTGCATGCGCAAAGAAAAACTGCGCCCACGGTTTCCCAAGGGCGCAGTTGCGTCGGGCAAAAATCAGCCCGAATAGCGCTTAGCGACCGGTAACCGTACCCGTGCAAACGCTCGTGTTGCCGATGTCGAGGTTCCACGTGCTCGCGTTGCTCAGGAAGTCGTTCGAGATGGCCGTCTGGTAGGTCGACGGAACCGTGTCGAAGCCGTTGCCGTGAACGATCGATGCGAAGCTGGCGTTCGTGTAGTGGTTGTTCAGGAAGTCATGCACGGCCGTCTTGACCGTCGCATCCGCATAGCACTGGCTCAGGATGATCTGGCTCGTACCCGAAACCGGATAGCCCGAAACCGGGTTGCCGGCAGCGGGCACCCAGGCTGCCGGGCTGCTGGCGGTGAGCTTGCTGTTCGGGGGCGCAACGGTACCGAGCGCAGTCGTCGCGCTCGCATACGTCGGCGCATAGTACACGCCGTTCTTCGCGTTCACGAGGCTGGCCACCGGCAGCTGCAGCGCGCCGGCCGACGTCACGACCGTGCTCTTGGGCGCAAGGAACGTGTTCGTGTAGTCCGGGCTCAGATACGCGACCGCAGCGCCGGTGGAAGACGACAGCGCGTTGCGCACGCCGCCGCTGCCCGAAGCCGCGGTGAAGTTCGACGGTACGGCACCACCCGGGAACGAAGCCGTGAACGTCAGCGAATCGACGAACGTCACGCCCGTCGACGTGTTGGCGGTCGTGCAGACAGCAGCCAGGTGGCGGGTCAGCAGTTCGGTCGTGCCGCTGCCGTCCGAGCGGTAGATCACCTTGATCGGCGCGTTCGTCGTATAGGCCGCGGTCGTTTCCGGATTGATGACCTGGTTCCAGTTCGTCAGCTTGCCCGAGAAGATGCCGCACAGATCGTCGTCGTTCAGCGCGATGCTGTGCGCCTGACCCGGCGTCGTTTGCGGGGTCGTCGTGCTCGTGACGGCCGGCCCGTTGACGACCGGCACCGTGATCGGCGTGACGACGTACGGGATCTGGATCAGCGGGCCATTCGTCGTGCCGAGACCGGCCTTGTACGACGAGAGTTGGGTGGTCGACAGGGCCGCATCGCTGTTCGCGAAGTGGACCGTGCCCGTGACCGTCGAACCGAAGTACGTCGGCTGGTTGTTCAGGAACGCGTTCTGGCCGGCGCCCGAACCAACCGAGAAATACGTGAACGAGCCTTCGGCGGTGCCGAACAGGCCGATTTCGGTCGCGGTGTTGCCGATCGCGCCGATGGTCGGAGCGACGAGCGACGAACCGCCGCCGTGAATGTCCGCGGCCATTGCGGCCGTGGCGCCCAGACCGGAAACAACGAGAGCGAGGACTTGACAGATCTTGCGCTTGCTGGATTTCATGAGAAATTTCCTTGGACGAAGATAAACGGGAACCCCTGCTACTGCGGTTGGAATGCTTATGGACCGCCGGGTAAATGTAGGTGGAAATCCGAATAACGCGTGTGAATTTTTCATAACGAATGGTGCGTAACATTTTCTCCAAAGAAGCCATTGCGTTATTCGGATTGATAAAGCGAGGATTTGACTGCCATTCGGCATGCACCGGAATTCCCAGATGTTGAGATTGCGCCGGGGAGCGTCGCTGCGCGCCTTCGATCGGGCCTGGAGCGGGGCGTTGGAGCACCTTTCCGCACGTCACGAGGACGGCCCCCGGCATACGGTGCCGCGCTATCGCAACTCCAAGTCAGTTTCGTGGCGGATGCTACGGAACATTTCTTCCAGAGGCGAATGAGTCATCTGTTGAAATTTTCCTGAAATTGATTGAATGAGTTTGATAAAAGAACGTTGATTGGTGCGTATCTGATCGTTAATGTTTGAATGATTGATGGTGCTATCAGAAATGAAATCGTTTTTCCAATATAAGAATACCGATCTAAAGTAATAAAGCCCGCCAAAAAAGGTAGCCCAACATTCGTCACAAATTTGCGCCGGTTCGCTCCTTAGTCTTCCCCGGCGACTCCATCCGGCGCCGTTATGCAACATCGCCGGAAAAAAGTCGTACGCGTGACACGAGGGCAGAGGGCACTGACATGTCGGCATTCCGTTACGAAGCGATCGATCCCACCGGCCGCACGCTGAAAGGCGTGCTCGAAGCAGACAGCGCACGCTCGGGCCGCAGCCAGTTGCGCACGCAAGGGCTCACGCCGCTCGTCGTCGAACTGGCAGCACAACGCCTGCACGGCGAGCGTCATCAACGCCTGTCGTTCGGCCGCAAGCTGTCGCAGCGCGAGCAGGCGATCCTCACGCGCCAGCTCGCGAGCCTGCTGGTCGCGGGGCTGCCGCTCGACGAAGCGCTGTCGGTGCTGAGCGAGCAGGCCGAACGCGAATACCTGCGCGAGTTGATGGCGTCGATCCGCGCGGAAGTCGTCGGCGGCCATTCGTTCGCGAATGCATTGAGCCAGCATCCGCGCGATTTTCCGGAGATCTACCGCGCGCTCGTCGCGGCCGGCGAGCACACGGGCAAGCTCGGCGTCGTGCTGTCGCGTCTCGCGGATTACATCGAACAAAGCAACGCGCTGAAGCAGAAGATCCTGCTTGCGTTCACGTATCCGGGCATCGTCATGCTGATCGCGTTCGCCATCGTCACGTTCCTGCTGAGCTACGTGGTGCCGCAGGTCGCGAACGTGTTCACCAGCACGAAGCAGCAGTTGCCGACGCTGACGGTCGTGATGATGGCGTTGTCCGATTTCGTGCGGCACTGGTGGTGGGCGTCGCTCCTGGCGACGGTCGCGATCGTCTTCGCGATCCGCAAGGTGCTGTCGCAGGAAGGGCCGCGGCTCAGGTTCGATCACTGGGTGCTGACCGCGCCGCTCGCGGGCAAGCTCGTGCGCGGCTACAACACGGTGCGCTTCGCGAGCACGCTCGGCATTCTCACTGCGGCCGGCGTGCCGATCCTGCGTGCATTGCAGGCGGCCGGCGAGACGCTGTCGAACCGCGCGATGAGCGCGAACGTCGACGATGCGATCGTGCGCGTTCGGGAAGGGTCGGCGCTGTCGCGGGCGCTGGCTCATACGAAGACGTTCCCGCCGGTGCTCGTGCACCTGATCCGCTCGGGCGAGGCGACCGGCGACGTGACGACGATGCTCGACCGCGCGTCCGAAGGCGAATCACGCGAGCTGGAACGCCGCACAATGTTCCTGACGAGCCTGCTGGAGCCGCTGCTGATTCTCGCGATGGGCGGCGTGGTGCTCGTGATCGTGCTCGCGGTAATGATGCCGATCATCGAGTTGAACAACATGGTGCAGTGAAGCGCCGCCGTTCAGCGCACGAACGCGTTCGCCTTCTCCGTGGCGGGCAGTGCGATCTCGCGTTGCAGGCCGTTTCGGTCGACGACGATCGAGCGAGCACGAACCTCGGCGAGCTTCGCGGCTTCGCCGATCGCCGAGCCGAGCGACACGACGCGCGACGCTTCCCCGCCGACGCTGACGATCGCGGCCGCGCGGCGCGCATCGAACGCGAGTACGCCGAGCAACTGGATCGTGTCGCGGCCGTTGTCGGGCTTCGCGCCGAAGAGTTGCGCGCTCGCGGTGACGTCGAACGTTGCGGGCGGCGCGACATGCACGGGAGCCGGCGCATCGGACGCACTCAGCAAACGCACGGCCCACAGCGATACGGCGACGAGTGCCGCACCGGAAGCGAGCGTCGCGACGAACGGCAGGAGATCGACACGGGACGGAACGGTGCGGAGCAGGGCGAGCGGTTTCATGGCGACAGGTCGGCGCGATGGACAGAAGAGGGTTTCCATTCTTTGATGCAAGGGTGAATGCATGATGACGGGCCACGACGAAACCAGAACGTTGCATGCGAAACGATCGCGCGAACACGCGCACCGTCGCACGCAACGCGGCTTCACGCTGCTGGAGATGCTCGTCGTACTCTTGATCGTCGGGCTGCTGGTCGCGGTCGTCACGCTCGCGCCGTCGCGCAATCGCCGCACCGATCTCGCCGAGGAGGCACAGCGCCTCGCGAACCTGCTCGAATCGGCTGGCGACGAAGCACAGGTGCGGTCGATGCCGATCGCGTGGCAGCCGGTAGGCGGTGGCTACCGGTTTGTGCAGCGCACGGAAAATGGTGCGTGGGTGCCGATGACGGACGACCTGTATCGCGCGCGCCGCTGGGGCACCGAGGTGACGGCCTTGTCGGTGCGTTACACGGGTGGCGACGACGCACCGTCGCGCATCGTGCTGGGCAGCGAAAGCATCGACGTGCCGGTGACGATCACGCTGTGGTCCGGCGATGTGCGGATGGCGGTCGTCGGCACGGGCATCGGCAACTTCGTCGTGCGCAGGCCGTGAGCAGCGTGCGGCGTGCGATGAACGCGTGGCGCGCGAAAGTGGTGCATCGCATTGATTCGCGTCGCTGCACGGTTCACCTGACTGTCACAGTGCCCGCTCACAATCTGTCGTTCGCTTGCGGCCGAACCGCTAACGGGGGTTCGCGTTCCGGCCCGCAGCGTGCAACTCCACTTCCGTCCAGGGATTCATGACTCGTTCACGGGCGCCGACCGGTGTCCTGGCGCTCGTCGCGTGGCTCGCGTTCGTCGTGCTTTGCATGCGCGGCGTACAGGCACAGGAGACCGGTTCCATCGGCCGCCAGCCGGGCAGCGTGGCGCATTTCGATCTGCCCGCGCAGCCGCTCGCGAAGACCTTGCAGGACTTCGCGCGGATCACCGAGCTGATCGTGCTGGCGCCGGCGCCGCTGCTCGACGGGCGCACGAGTGCGCCGGTGCAGGGCGATTTCGTGCCGCGCGACGCGCTTGAGCGGATGCTGGCCGGAACGGGGTTGCGTGCGGAATTCTCGCGTCCGGACGAAGCGATCATCGTCGCGCAATCGGTAGCCGAGACGGCGCCTGCGCCGGTCGACACGCCGGTGGACGCCGCGCTGCCGATCGACGGGATCGGCGATTCCGGCGAGCGGCGCGCGTTCGCGGGCCTGCTGCAGGCGCATCTGATCGATGCGCTGTGCACGCAGCCGGCGGCGGTGCCGGGCAGCTATCGACTCGTCGCGCAGGTGCGCATCGACAACAGGGGGGCGGTGGTGG comes from Burkholderia pyrrocinia and encodes:
- a CDS encoding substrate-binding domain-containing protein, encoding MKSSKRKICQVLALVVSGLGATAAMAADIHGGGSSLVAPTIGAIGNTATEIGLFGTAEGSFTYFSVGSGAGQNAFLNNQPTYFGSTVTGTVHFANSDAALSTTQLSSYKAGLGTTNGPLIQIPYVVTPITVPVVNGPAVTSTTTPQTTPGQAHSIALNDDDLCGIFSGKLTNWNQVINPETTAAYTTNAPIKVIYRSDGSGTTELLTRHLAAVCTTANTSTGVTFVDSLTFTASFPGGAVPSNFTAASGSGGVRNALSSSTGAAVAYLSPDYTNTFLAPKSTVVTSAGALQLPVASLVNAKNGVYYAPTYASATTALGTVAPPNSKLTASSPAAWVPAAGNPVSGYPVSGTSQIILSQCYADATVKTAVHDFLNNHYTNASFASIVHGNGFDTVPSTYQTAISNDFLSNASTWNLDIGNTSVCTGTVTGR
- the gspF gene encoding type II secretion system inner membrane protein GspF, whose amino-acid sequence is MSAFRYEAIDPTGRTLKGVLEADSARSGRSQLRTQGLTPLVVELAAQRLHGERHQRLSFGRKLSQREQAILTRQLASLLVAGLPLDEALSVLSEQAEREYLRELMASIRAEVVGGHSFANALSQHPRDFPEIYRALVAAGEHTGKLGVVLSRLADYIEQSNALKQKILLAFTYPGIVMLIAFAIVTFLLSYVVPQVANVFTSTKQQLPTLTVVMMALSDFVRHWWWASLLATVAIVFAIRKVLSQEGPRLRFDHWVLTAPLAGKLVRGYNTVRFASTLGILTAAGVPILRALQAAGETLSNRAMSANVDDAIVRVREGSALSRALAHTKTFPPVLVHLIRSGEATGDVTTMLDRASEGESRELERRTMFLTSLLEPLLILAMGGVVLVIVLAVMMPIIELNNMVQ
- a CDS encoding type II secretion system protein N, whose protein sequence is MKPLALLRTVPSRVDLLPFVATLASGAALVAVSLWAVRLLSASDAPAPVHVAPPATFDVTASAQLFGAKPDNGRDTIQLLGVLAFDARRAAAIVSVGGEASRVVSLGSAIGEAAKLAEVRARSIVVDRNGLQREIALPATEKANAFVR
- the gspH gene encoding type II secretion system minor pseudopilin GspH codes for the protein MMTGHDETRTLHAKRSREHAHRRTQRGFTLLEMLVVLLIVGLLVAVVTLAPSRNRRTDLAEEAQRLANLLESAGDEAQVRSMPIAWQPVGGGYRFVQRTENGAWVPMTDDLYRARRWGTEVTALSVRYTGGDDAPSRIVLGSESIDVPVTITLWSGDVRMAVVGTGIGNFVVRRP
- a CDS encoding secretin and TonB N-terminal domain-containing protein, which codes for MTRSRAPTGVLALVAWLAFVVLCMRGVQAQETGSIGRQPGSVAHFDLPAQPLAKTLQDFARITELIVLAPAPLLDGRTSAPVQGDFVPRDALERMLAGTGLRAEFSRPDEAIIVAQSVAETAPAPVDTPVDAALPIDGIGDSGERRAFAGLLQAHLIDALCTQPAAVPGSYRLVAQVRIDNRGAVVAVNMVASSGSAARDAAVMHALRALKLGDAPPADLPQPVTILLRPAGNGVHFRCPAPQPAVRG